From a region of the Triticum aestivum cultivar Chinese Spring chromosome 7D, IWGSC CS RefSeq v2.1, whole genome shotgun sequence genome:
- the LOC123168577 gene encoding fibroin heavy chain — protein MASSRRALLVVLLVSMAAVVAMGRPVRSDLGLGLGGGLGIGLDLGLGGSGSASGSGQGSGYSAWSGQNGGSHAASGHGSGTGSGYGYGSGSANGGSASGCGSGTSSCSGSGSGSGSVGLGTSINVGVGVGSNGGANGGPDCNTGTGSNYGSGVGSGSGSGSGSGSSGGSYPSHGRESSGIGSGSGVSSGYGGGSNVGPSGGCSSCGSGSGGVVGGSSSNANSGAGSSSNSYGGSNAGSYSNSGAGSGSSVGSGYDSSGSGSGSGSSSGSGAASFGGSRGGSSSNSGSMSGANSGSNSGAFGASGSGSNSMSGANSGAFGATGGGSNSMSGSGSSSNSGSMSGANSDAGAGSSSGAFGASGGGSNSMSGSGSGSSSASDSSSGSTGFGSGTGAGSSSSAWSGAGSGSSPGSFSGAGSSSWSSSTSGSTSGVGFGPGGRPGFGVSGGGAGYGAGYGSGGGSGWGKHH, from the exons ATGGCGTCGTCCCGTCGGGCTCTTCTTGTGGTGCTGCTGGTGTCAATGGCAGCAGTTGTTGCAATGGGCAGGCCGGTGAGAAGCGACCTGGGTCTGGGTTTAGGTGGTGGGCTGGGCATAGGGCTTGATCTTGGGCTCGGTGGATCGGGTTCGGCCTCTGGTTCGGGCCAGGGGTCGGGTTACAGTGCTTGGTCAGGCCAGAACGGCGGTTCTCATGCCGCGTCCGGCCATGGGTCGGGCACGGGCTCCGGTTACGGGTATGGCTCTGGCTCTGCTAATGGGGGCTCCGCTTCCGGGTGTGGTTCGGGTACGTCGTCTTGCTCGGGTTCGGGTTCTGGCTCTGGTTCCGTAGGCTTGGGCACATCGATCAATGTCGGTGTAGGTGTCGGCTCGAATGGCGGGGCGAATGGCGGTCCTGACTGTAACACGGGTACCGGGTCGAACTATGGTTCCGGAGTGGGCTCGGGTTCGGGGTCGGGCTCTGGGTCCGGGTCTAGTGGAGGTTCATACCCTTCGCATGGTCGTGAGTCATCTGGTATTGGGTCGGGTTCGGGTGTATCGTCTGGTTATGGTGGCGGGTCGAATGTCGGGCCAAGTGGTGGGtgctcatcttgtggttccggctctggtgGTGTTGTTGGTGGCTCCTCGTCGAATGCGAATTCGGGCGCTGGTTCAAGCTCCAACTCTTACGGAGGGTCGAACGCCGGTTCTTACTCGAATTCTGGAGCTGGGTCCGGCTCAAGCGTAGGCTCAGGATATGATTCCTCTGGGTCTGGTTCAGGTTCAGGTTCATCTTCTGGGTCAG GTGCGGCTTCATTTGGTGGATCACGTGGCGGTTCAAGCTCCAACTCTGGCTCCATGTCGGGTGCAAACTCAGGGTCAAACTCTGGTGCGTTCGGTGCTTCAGGCAGTGGATCAAACTCGATGTCGGGTGCAAACTCCGGTGCGTTCGGTGCAACAGGCGGTGGATCAAACTCCATGTCGGGTTCAGGGTCAAGCTCTAACTCCGGCTCTATGTCGGGTGCAAACTCGGATGCTGGTGCTGGTTCGAGCTCGGGTGCGTTCGGTGCATCAGGCGGTGGATCAAACTCCATGTCTGGTTCAGGTTCAGGGTCAAGCTCTGCATCCGACTCGAGCTCAG GGTCTACCGGATTTGGTTCTGGCACGGGCGCCGGTTCCAGCTCGAGCGCCTGGTCCGGCGCCGGTTCCGGCTCGAGCCCTGGCTCGTTCTCCGGAGCAGGATCCTCCAGCTGGTCCAGCTCGACGTCCGGCTCAACCTCGGGCGTAGGGTTCGGTCCCGGGGGACGGCCGGGCTTCGGCGTCAGCGGAGGAGGAGCAGGGTACGGCGCGGGCTACGGGTCCGGAGGTGGGTCTGGCTGGGGCAAGCACCACTAA